A window of Xylophilus sp. GW821-FHT01B05 contains these coding sequences:
- a CDS encoding FAD-dependent oxidoreductase: protein MHSCNTLLIVGAGNAGSELAIGARQLGWAGPIVLLGEETHLPYHRPPLSKAFLQGTATPDSLSMRPREAYERADIDVRLGLSVASIDRGKKTVRLSNGSALPYAKLALCTGGRPRLLVAEGLDTQAPPGNLHVLRTQADAQSIREGLVPGTRLVVIGGGYVGLEVAASARKLGTDVTVLEAQQRVLARVTGEAMSAFYTAVHRGAGVDIRTGVAVKRFECNESGRVTAVVCSDGVRLPADCVVVGVGMLPNAELAAAAGLAVDGGIVVDALSVTSDPDIFAAGDCTVHDHALYGRLVRLESVPNALEQARAAASALCGKPKPNHSVPWFWSDQYDLKLQMVGLSAGFEQCVLRGTPQDRNFIAFYLRNGCVIAAEAVNRPADFMVAKRLVATACRLDEALLRDACVPLKELLERPDTALACATGKS from the coding sequence ATGCATTCTTGCAATACCTTGTTAATCGTCGGCGCCGGCAATGCGGGCTCCGAACTTGCCATCGGCGCACGCCAACTCGGCTGGGCTGGGCCGATCGTCCTGCTGGGCGAAGAGACGCATCTGCCCTACCACCGTCCTCCGCTGTCCAAGGCCTTTCTCCAAGGCACGGCGACGCCGGACTCGTTGTCGATGCGGCCGCGCGAGGCCTATGAGAGGGCCGACATCGACGTGCGTCTCGGCCTGTCTGTCGCATCGATCGATCGCGGCAAGAAAACGGTGCGGCTGAGCAATGGCTCGGCGCTGCCCTATGCCAAGCTTGCGTTGTGCACGGGCGGCCGCCCGCGACTGCTGGTAGCAGAAGGGCTCGATACGCAGGCCCCGCCGGGTAACCTGCATGTGCTGCGCACGCAGGCCGATGCCCAGAGCATCCGTGAGGGACTCGTGCCCGGCACGCGGTTGGTCGTGATCGGTGGCGGCTACGTGGGGCTGGAGGTCGCCGCATCGGCGCGCAAGCTGGGCACCGACGTCACGGTGCTGGAGGCGCAGCAGCGCGTGCTGGCGCGGGTGACCGGCGAAGCCATGTCGGCGTTCTATACGGCGGTGCACCGAGGGGCGGGCGTCGACATTCGCACTGGTGTCGCCGTGAAGCGCTTCGAATGCAATGAGAGCGGCCGTGTTACTGCGGTCGTCTGTAGCGACGGCGTGCGCCTGCCTGCCGACTGCGTGGTGGTGGGGGTGGGCATGCTGCCCAACGCCGAACTAGCGGCGGCGGCAGGGCTGGCTGTGGATGGCGGCATCGTGGTCGACGCGCTCTCTGTTACCTCCGACCCTGACATCTTCGCGGCAGGGGACTGCACGGTGCACGACCATGCGCTGTATGGCCGGCTCGTGCGGCTGGAGTCGGTGCCTAACGCGCTCGAGCAGGCCCGCGCGGCAGCCTCTGCGTTGTGCGGCAAGCCCAAGCCGAACCATTCGGTGCCTTGGTTCTGGTCCGATCAATACGACCTGAAGCTGCAGATGGTGGGCCTGTCCGCAGGCTTCGAGCAGTGCGTGCTGCGTGGCACGCCGCAGGACCGGAACTTCATCGCCTTCTACCTGCGCAATGGATGCGTCATTGCCGCGGAGGCGGTTAACCGTCCTGCGGACTTCATGGTGGCGAAGCGGTTGGTCGCAACTGCATGTCGCCTCGATGAAGCGTTGCTGCGTGATGCTTGCGTGCCGCTCAAGGAGTTGCTGGAGAGACCGGACACGGCCCTGGCCTGCGCCACGGGTAAGTCCTAA
- a CDS encoding branched-chain amino acid ABC transporter permease, with translation MGYLAELVISGLVIGAIYGLIAMAFSVIYKATGLVNFAQGEVGMLIAYLSWSFSTTFGTGALGVVAMAVVGGVTVGLLIERIVMRPMLGEPVFSAVLVTIGLAVVLRSFVILVWGASPQKLDVGAADAVLRFGGIGMRSSQIGVVGVLLLCVLGVWLFFQRSRFGIAMRAVAADEKTARLMGVSTAQVQAVAWAASSVFAGLAGVFFAVIYNLSPELFALGLKAFPATVLGGLDAVIGSGISGLVIGVAENLVGGYVSSTLKEVAGFLLILVVLMVRPFGLFGEREIERV, from the coding sequence ATGGGCTACCTGGCGGAACTGGTGATCTCCGGGCTGGTGATCGGTGCCATCTATGGGCTGATCGCAATGGCTTTCTCGGTCATCTACAAGGCCACGGGCCTGGTCAACTTCGCACAGGGGGAGGTGGGAATGCTCATCGCCTACCTGTCGTGGTCCTTCAGCACCACCTTTGGTACCGGTGCTTTGGGCGTGGTCGCAATGGCAGTCGTTGGCGGCGTCACGGTCGGGCTTCTGATCGAGCGCATCGTGATGCGGCCGATGCTTGGCGAGCCGGTGTTCTCGGCGGTGCTGGTCACTATCGGCCTGGCCGTGGTGCTGCGCTCGTTCGTCATCTTGGTCTGGGGCGCCTCGCCGCAGAAGCTGGATGTGGGCGCGGCCGATGCGGTGCTGCGCTTCGGCGGGATCGGTATGCGCAGCAGCCAGATCGGCGTGGTGGGGGTGCTGTTGCTGTGCGTGCTGGGCGTGTGGTTGTTCTTTCAGCGCAGCCGCTTTGGCATCGCGATGCGGGCGGTGGCGGCCGACGAGAAGACGGCACGACTGATGGGCGTGTCGACGGCGCAGGTTCAGGCGGTGGCCTGGGCGGCCTCGTCGGTCTTTGCCGGGCTCGCAGGCGTGTTCTTCGCCGTCATCTACAACCTGTCCCCCGAGTTGTTCGCGCTGGGCCTGAAGGCCTTTCCGGCCACGGTGCTCGGGGGGCTCGACGCGGTGATCGGCTCGGGCATCAGTGGCCTGGTGATCGGCGTGGCCGAGAACCTGGTCGGCGGCTACGTGTCGTCGACGCTCAAGGAGGTGGCGGGTTTCCTGCTGATCCTCGTGGTGTTGATGGTCCGGCCCTTCGGCTTGTTCGGTGAACGTGAGATCGAGAGGGTCTGA
- a CDS encoding ABC transporter ATP-binding protein — MLALRNIQVVYGGAIEAVRDVSLEVSAGQIVALLGSNGAGKSTVLKAVSAVLDAEDGKIEKGSIQLLGRSIEHASAHSIVGLGLVQVPEGRRLFATLTVEENLVVGAHLQDRRTLAEARAYVFGLFPRLVDKRHQIAGYLSGGEQQMVAIGRALMSRPKMLALDEPSLGLAPLVVSEIFEAIQTLRDRSGLTILLVEQNASRALGVADYAYIMENGRVVLDGTPEALGRNADVREFYLGQGAKQGRTSMRDVKHYKRRKRWLS, encoded by the coding sequence ATGCTCGCGCTGCGTAACATCCAAGTGGTCTACGGCGGCGCCATCGAGGCGGTGCGAGACGTCTCGCTCGAGGTTTCTGCCGGCCAGATCGTAGCGCTGCTTGGCTCGAACGGCGCTGGCAAATCGACCGTGCTCAAGGCCGTCTCGGCCGTGCTTGATGCCGAGGACGGAAAGATCGAGAAGGGTTCGATCCAGCTGCTGGGCCGGTCGATAGAGCATGCGTCGGCGCACAGCATCGTAGGCCTCGGCCTGGTGCAGGTGCCGGAGGGCCGTCGGCTGTTCGCCACGCTCACGGTCGAGGAGAACTTGGTCGTCGGCGCGCACCTGCAGGACCGCCGCACGCTCGCCGAAGCGCGCGCTTACGTGTTCGGCCTGTTTCCTCGCCTGGTGGACAAGCGTCACCAGATCGCCGGCTACCTGTCGGGCGGTGAGCAGCAGATGGTGGCCATCGGCCGCGCGCTGATGAGTCGACCGAAGATGCTGGCGCTCGACGAGCCCTCGCTGGGTCTGGCGCCGCTGGTGGTGTCGGAGATCTTCGAAGCGATCCAGACCCTGCGCGACCGCAGCGGGCTGACCATCCTGCTGGTTGAGCAGAATGCCAGCCGCGCGCTGGGCGTCGCCGACTATGCCTACATCATGGAAAACGGCCGCGTGGTGCTTGACGGCACGCCGGAGGCTCTTGGGCGAAACGCTGACGTGCGCGAGTTCTATCTCGGCCAGGGCGCCAAGCAGGGCCGCACCAGCATGCGCGACGTGAAGCACTACAAGCGCCGCAAGAGGTGGCTGTCATGA
- a CDS encoding ABC transporter ATP-binding protein has protein sequence MSGAPILDVRGVSRSFGGVKAVNDVSLHVMPGEIVSLIGPNGAGKTTTFNLISGVLPLSAGQILFKGKDTARLKSSEYAKAGIGRTFQNLALFRHGTVAENLLIGRHVHFDYSVLESLLFWGRPRNAEIAARRKVEQIIEFLEIEELRDKPVSQLAYGQQKRVELGRALACEPALLLLDEIVAGMNREEKEDIARFTLDIRDEFGVSVLMIEHDMQVVMDLSDRIYVLDFGSLIAEGTPQQVAADPRVLAAYLGGEAAHA, from the coding sequence ATGAGTGGCGCACCGATCCTCGACGTGCGCGGCGTGTCCAGGTCCTTCGGCGGCGTGAAGGCCGTCAATGACGTCAGCCTGCACGTCATGCCGGGCGAAATCGTGAGCCTGATCGGCCCGAACGGCGCGGGCAAGACCACGACCTTCAACCTGATCAGCGGCGTGCTGCCGCTGTCGGCGGGTCAGATCCTGTTCAAGGGCAAGGACACGGCGCGGCTGAAGTCCTCTGAGTATGCGAAAGCCGGCATCGGTCGCACCTTCCAGAACCTCGCACTGTTCCGCCACGGCACGGTGGCCGAGAACCTGCTGATCGGCCGACACGTCCATTTCGACTACAGCGTACTGGAGTCGCTGCTCTTCTGGGGCCGCCCGCGCAACGCTGAGATCGCCGCGCGCCGCAAGGTCGAGCAGATCATCGAGTTCCTCGAGATCGAGGAACTGCGTGACAAGCCGGTATCGCAGTTGGCCTACGGGCAACAGAAGCGGGTAGAGCTCGGGCGTGCGCTGGCCTGCGAGCCGGCACTGCTGCTGCTCGACGAAATCGTCGCCGGCATGAATCGCGAGGAGAAGGAGGACATCGCCCGCTTCACGCTTGACATTCGCGACGAGTTTGGCGTGTCGGTGCTAATGATCGAGCACGATATGCAGGTCGTGATGGACCTGTCGGATCGCATCTACGTGCTCGATTTCGGCAGCCTGATCGCCGAAGGAACGCCACAGCAGGTGGCCGCCGATCCGCGGGTGCTGGCGGCCTATCTGGGGGGAGAAGCGGCACATGCGTGA
- a CDS encoding TetR/AcrR family transcriptional regulator, with protein MTRVRADDYDDKKQSILDRAATLFARKGFELTTMVEVATACGTSKSHLYHYFPGKEDLLFEIVREHITGQAAELAGIVGLPLPAEERFRRYVSAFVERAAHSRDEHLVLVNDLKFLPLAQRRQVRKLETQLVDLMIGLLKEINPSLMLPDKVQAPYAMLLFGMIIWTFTWYRKSGAISPKELAERISQLFVYGFKDSEFSTKA; from the coding sequence ATGACACGAGTACGCGCCGACGACTACGACGACAAGAAGCAGTCGATCCTCGACCGCGCCGCCACGTTGTTCGCCCGCAAGGGTTTCGAACTCACCACCATGGTCGAAGTGGCCACCGCCTGCGGGACGTCGAAGTCCCATCTCTACCACTACTTTCCTGGCAAGGAAGATCTGCTGTTCGAGATCGTGCGCGAGCACATCACCGGACAAGCGGCCGAGCTGGCGGGCATCGTAGGCCTGCCGCTGCCGGCCGAGGAGCGTTTCCGGCGCTACGTGAGCGCCTTCGTCGAGCGGGCCGCCCACTCGCGCGACGAGCACCTCGTTTTGGTGAACGACCTCAAATTCCTGCCGCTGGCGCAACGCAGGCAGGTACGAAAGCTCGAGACTCAACTGGTGGACCTGATGATCGGCCTGCTCAAGGAAATCAACCCGAGTCTCATGCTGCCCGACAAGGTGCAAGCGCCCTACGCCATGCTGCTGTTCGGCATGATCATCTGGACTTTCACCTGGTACCGCAAGAGCGGCGCGATCTCGCCGAAGGAACTGGCCGAGCGCATCTCGCAGCTTTTCGTCTACGGCTTCAAGGACAGCGAGTTCAGCACCAAGGCTTGA
- a CDS encoding acyl-CoA dehydrogenase family protein, giving the protein MSNLHQRDIDCAALLLGRVRPLFDQGVAALAATCALNGQLDARRLDAHQVESFELAWASADLLAADTVIGGLDAESREIDVRLALIFAVEAIAAVLPRLELLALERGEGLGALQAVAAAPEWAQLRHSASSAQALESAGRALFQADGDIGRVALDEPLAMAQDAFRRFAADVVAPQAEAIHRHDLTVPETLLQPLRDMGVFGLSIPERYGGSAPNDREDTLMMVAVTEALSEASLAAAGSLITRPEILSRALLAGGTETQKAHWLPKIAMGDPLCAIAITEPDFGSDVAGLALKGTRTEGGWLLTGAKTWCTFAGKAQLLMVVARTDADRAAAHRGLSLLLVEKPSYDGHVFEFVQSGGGRLVGKAISTIGYRGMHSFDLSFQDFFVPNANVIGEKEGLGKGFYFTMAGMMGGRMQTAARASGVMRAALKAAMQYAADRRVFGAPLADYQLTQAKLARMAARFAACRQLAYAIGRVLDQGGGRMEASLVKLLACRSAELVTREALQIHGGMGYAEESTVSRLFVDARVLSIFEGAEETLALKVVARSLMEGALAPGA; this is encoded by the coding sequence ATGAGCAATCTGCATCAGCGCGACATCGATTGCGCCGCGCTCCTCCTGGGGCGCGTGCGCCCCCTGTTCGACCAAGGCGTTGCCGCGCTGGCTGCGACGTGCGCGCTGAACGGCCAGTTGGATGCGCGCCGCCTGGATGCCCACCAGGTCGAGAGCTTCGAGCTCGCTTGGGCCAGCGCGGACCTGCTGGCGGCCGACACCGTCATCGGTGGGCTGGACGCCGAATCGCGCGAGATTGATGTGCGGCTCGCGCTGATCTTCGCTGTCGAGGCCATCGCAGCGGTGTTGCCGAGACTGGAGTTGCTGGCCCTAGAGAGAGGCGAGGGCCTGGGCGCGCTTCAGGCTGTGGCGGCAGCGCCGGAGTGGGCGCAACTGCGTCACTCGGCGTCGAGTGCGCAAGCCCTCGAGAGCGCGGGTCGCGCGCTCTTTCAAGCTGATGGCGACATTGGCCGCGTGGCGCTAGATGAGCCGCTCGCAATGGCGCAGGACGCCTTCCGACGGTTTGCGGCCGATGTGGTCGCGCCGCAGGCAGAAGCAATCCATCGCCACGACCTGACCGTGCCAGAGACGCTGCTCCAGCCTCTGCGCGACATGGGAGTGTTCGGCCTGTCGATCCCAGAGCGCTACGGCGGCAGCGCACCGAACGATCGGGAGGACACGCTGATGATGGTGGCGGTGACCGAGGCATTGTCGGAGGCCTCGCTGGCCGCCGCTGGCAGCCTGATCACGCGCCCCGAAATCCTGAGCCGTGCGCTGCTCGCCGGCGGTACTGAAACCCAGAAGGCGCACTGGCTGCCGAAGATTGCGATGGGCGATCCGCTTTGCGCGATCGCCATTACCGAACCCGATTTCGGCTCCGACGTGGCCGGGCTTGCCCTGAAGGGAACGCGGACCGAAGGCGGCTGGCTGCTCACGGGCGCCAAGACCTGGTGCACCTTCGCCGGCAAGGCGCAACTGCTGATGGTGGTGGCGCGGACCGACGCTGATCGCGCAGCAGCGCATCGTGGCCTGAGCCTGCTGCTGGTTGAAAAACCGTCATACGACGGCCATGTCTTCGAGTTCGTGCAGTCCGGCGGTGGTCGCCTCGTCGGCAAGGCGATCTCGACCATCGGCTACCGCGGCATGCATTCCTTCGACCTGTCTTTCCAGGATTTTTTTGTGCCCAACGCCAACGTCATCGGAGAAAAGGAGGGGCTCGGTAAAGGCTTTTACTTCACGATGGCGGGCATGATGGGCGGGCGTATGCAGACCGCGGCGCGCGCTTCGGGTGTGATGCGTGCGGCGCTGAAGGCCGCGATGCAATACGCAGCGGACCGCCGGGTCTTCGGCGCGCCGCTGGCGGACTATCAGCTCACCCAGGCCAAGCTTGCGCGGATGGCCGCGCGCTTCGCCGCCTGCCGCCAGCTTGCCTACGCGATCGGCCGCGTGCTCGATCAGGGCGGCGGACGCATGGAGGCGAGCCTCGTGAAGTTGCTGGCCTGCAGGTCGGCCGAGCTGGTCACACGTGAAGCATTGCAGATCCACGGCGGCATGGGCTATGCGGAGGAGAGCACCGTGAGCCGGCTTTTCGTCGATGCACGGGTGCTGTCGATCTTCGAAGGTGCGGAAGAGACGTTGGCGCTTAAGGTGGTGGCGCGCAGCCTGATGGAGGGCGCGTTGGCGCCCGGAGCATGA
- a CDS encoding AMP-binding protein, with protein MRESVISNERLARGEATLPELLQAHARTRGDQVALREKSHGIWQGTTWAGYETAARHVALGLMKLGLVRGDRIIIAAEDVPAWFFADLGAQMLGVQVVGIYPTNPWPEVQYIARHCQAKVAITGDQEQTDKVLDAMKEGEGLPFLEHVFCVDMKGLRRYEPGRPRSFEALIELGRESAAEDSLAVQRLDESIASLLPDDVNILVYTSGTTGPPKGAMLTHRNFVYGAHAYAAARGMLGKPFESVCYLPLCHVAERSYSTVMHLLTGGCVNFAESIDTVSANIREIAPSFFLGVPRIWEKLQQNFEFRMKDSGRIPQAIFHRGMQRGRLLSDRRALAGGRAGLGDRLEFGFWYALLYRNMQRHMGLNRSHTRMCGGASVSPETLRFFDIIGLPVGQGYGLTECGGLAFVQLPDRPNVAGSCGVPLPGTEWRLGPDNEVFVRSPGVFKGYLFDDKGTQDVMDADGWLATGDIVEVRPNGEIAVVDRKKAIIITSGGKNIAPSEIENVLKDSPFVREAIVVGEGKKFLGGLIQIDFDSVGRWAGERDLQYTTYKSLAGLSEVRELIQGVVDAVNARFARVENIRRFVIFEKELDHDDGELTATQKVRRGLINQKFARELEQIYGEGA; from the coding sequence ATGCGTGAATCAGTGATTTCGAACGAACGGCTCGCACGCGGCGAAGCCACGCTGCCCGAATTGTTGCAGGCCCATGCCCGCACGCGCGGCGACCAGGTTGCCCTGCGCGAGAAGAGCCATGGCATCTGGCAGGGCACGACCTGGGCCGGCTATGAAACGGCCGCCCGGCACGTGGCGCTGGGTTTGATGAAGCTGGGCTTGGTGCGCGGCGACCGCATCATCATCGCAGCCGAGGACGTTCCGGCCTGGTTCTTCGCTGATCTCGGTGCGCAGATGCTCGGGGTGCAAGTGGTCGGCATCTACCCGACCAACCCATGGCCAGAGGTGCAATACATCGCGCGCCATTGTCAGGCGAAGGTCGCGATCACCGGCGACCAGGAGCAGACCGACAAGGTACTCGATGCGATGAAGGAGGGCGAGGGCCTGCCGTTTCTCGAGCACGTGTTCTGCGTCGACATGAAGGGGCTGCGCCGCTACGAGCCCGGCCGGCCGCGCAGTTTCGAGGCGCTGATCGAACTCGGCCGCGAGTCGGCGGCGGAGGATTCGCTGGCCGTGCAGCGGCTGGACGAGTCGATCGCGTCGCTGCTGCCGGACGACGTCAATATCCTGGTCTATACCTCCGGCACCACCGGGCCACCGAAGGGCGCGATGCTGACGCACCGCAACTTCGTCTACGGCGCCCATGCCTATGCGGCTGCGCGTGGCATGCTCGGCAAACCCTTCGAATCTGTCTGCTATCTGCCGCTTTGCCATGTGGCCGAGCGCAGCTATTCGACGGTGATGCACCTGCTGACGGGCGGCTGCGTGAACTTTGCCGAGTCGATTGACACGGTCTCGGCCAACATCCGCGAGATAGCGCCGTCCTTCTTCCTGGGGGTGCCGCGTATCTGGGAAAAGCTGCAGCAGAACTTTGAGTTCCGCATGAAGGATAGTGGGCGAATTCCGCAGGCGATCTTTCATAGGGGCATGCAGCGTGGGCGCCTGCTGTCGGACCGCCGCGCCCTCGCGGGCGGGCGTGCCGGGCTGGGCGACCGACTGGAGTTCGGCTTCTGGTATGCATTGCTCTATCGCAACATGCAGCGCCACATGGGCCTGAACCGCAGCCACACGCGCATGTGCGGGGGCGCTTCGGTTTCGCCGGAGACGCTGCGATTCTTCGACATCATCGGCCTGCCGGTAGGGCAGGGCTACGGCCTGACCGAATGCGGTGGACTGGCCTTCGTGCAACTGCCCGACCGGCCCAACGTCGCCGGCAGCTGCGGCGTGCCCCTGCCCGGCACCGAATGGCGACTCGGCCCCGACAACGAGGTATTCGTTCGCTCGCCCGGCGTGTTCAAGGGCTATCTGTTCGACGACAAGGGCACACAGGACGTGATGGATGCCGATGGCTGGCTCGCCACCGGCGACATCGTCGAGGTTCGACCCAACGGCGAGATCGCGGTGGTCGACCGCAAGAAGGCCATCATCATCACCAGCGGCGGCAAGAACATTGCGCCGTCCGAGATAGAGAACGTGCTGAAGGACAGCCCCTTTGTGCGCGAAGCGATCGTCGTCGGTGAGGGCAAGAAGTTCCTCGGCGGGCTGATCCAGATTGACTTCGACAGCGTCGGCCGCTGGGCCGGCGAGCGCGACCTGCAATACACCACCTACAAGTCACTGGCCGGCCTGTCCGAGGTACGCGAACTTATACAGGGCGTGGTCGATGCCGTGAATGCGCGTTTTGCACGAGTCGAGAACATCCGCCGCTTTGTGATCTTCGAAAAGGAACTCGACCACGACGACGGCGAGCTTACAGCCACGCAGAAGGTTCGGCGCGGTCTCATCAACCAGAAGTTCGCGCGCGAACTCGAGCAGATCTATGGGGAGGGCGCCTGA
- a CDS encoding CoA transferase, with the protein MNGNGILAGMRVIEAAAFVAAPLGGMTLAQMGADVIRIDAIGGGLDHRRWPVNVEDVSLLWSGLNKSKRSVAINIASPEGRELAMALIAAPGEDAGMLITNFPPRGWLDFDKLKLQRSDLIQLTLQGDRHGGSAVDYTVNARIGLPFITGPACSDGVVNHVLPAWDLITGQMVAVGLLAAERHRRRFGEGQHVKLALEDVALAVMGHLGFIAEAESGVQRARHGNELFGAFGRDFVCADGARVMVVGLTGKQWRALCDATGLGDAMHQLGDELGLDLRREGDRFRARSEIAREMGRWIAAHRLEHIAAAFDHHGVCWSRYQTIGQLVSDDPSCSEANPMFAVVDQPGIGRTLAPGIPLDFSAMARQVVGPAPRLGQHTAQVLHELLGLDAASFGRLHDKGVVAS; encoded by the coding sequence ATGAACGGCAATGGCATCCTGGCCGGCATGCGCGTGATCGAGGCTGCCGCCTTCGTGGCGGCACCCTTGGGCGGCATGACGCTGGCGCAGATGGGGGCGGACGTGATCCGTATCGACGCCATCGGTGGTGGGCTGGACCACCGGCGCTGGCCCGTCAACGTGGAAGACGTCAGCCTGCTTTGGAGTGGTCTGAACAAATCGAAGCGGTCGGTGGCGATCAACATCGCCTCGCCCGAGGGACGCGAACTCGCGATGGCGCTGATCGCCGCACCCGGCGAGGACGCCGGCATGCTGATCACCAACTTCCCGCCGCGCGGCTGGCTCGACTTCGACAAGTTGAAGTTGCAGCGCAGCGACCTGATCCAATTGACCCTGCAAGGCGATCGGCATGGCGGGTCTGCAGTCGACTACACGGTCAATGCGCGCATCGGTCTGCCGTTCATCACCGGTCCGGCATGCAGCGACGGGGTGGTGAACCACGTTCTGCCGGCTTGGGACTTGATCACCGGACAGATGGTGGCGGTCGGGCTGCTGGCGGCGGAGCGGCATCGGCGCCGGTTTGGCGAAGGCCAGCATGTGAAACTGGCGCTGGAAGACGTGGCATTGGCGGTCATGGGGCACCTGGGCTTCATCGCCGAGGCCGAATCGGGCGTGCAGCGCGCACGCCACGGCAACGAACTCTTCGGTGCGTTCGGCCGCGACTTTGTCTGCGCCGACGGGGCACGCGTGATGGTGGTCGGACTCACTGGGAAGCAATGGCGCGCGCTGTGCGATGCGACCGGACTTGGCGATGCGATGCACCAACTCGGAGATGAGCTGGGCCTGGATTTGCGGCGGGAGGGCGATCGCTTTCGAGCGCGCAGCGAGATCGCGCGCGAGATGGGCCGCTGGATCGCAGCACATCGACTCGAACACATCGCGGCCGCCTTCGACCACCACGGCGTGTGCTGGAGTCGCTACCAAACCATCGGCCAGTTGGTAAGCGACGATCCATCGTGCTCCGAGGCCAACCCCATGTTCGCGGTCGTCGACCAGCCCGGCATCGGTCGAACGCTGGCACCGGGCATTCCGCTGGACTTCTCGGCCATGGCCAGGCAAGTGGTTGGCCCGGCGCCACGGCTGGGTCAACACACCGCGCAGGTGCTGCACGAATTACTGGGGTTGGACGCTGCCTCCTTCGGTCGCTTGCACGACAAGGGCGTTGTCGCGTCCTGA
- a CDS encoding branched-chain amino acid ABC transporter permease: MRSGFFKQDFGTLVALTDSRLVKTWVVIMLAALVALPWVANAYLLSHVTVILFTLVAVLGLNVLTGFTGLISLGHVAFLMLGAYGYAIAVSRLGWHPLLAFGMAGVVPAVAGLVVGVPSLRLKGLYLAITTLAFSFIVSAVILAGGKFTGAARGIQVPRPTLFGVSLTDDKALYGLCLAVAVLTVLAVLNIRRTRLGRAFVAIRDNDIAARAMGINLWRYKLVAFVISAFITGIGGALMAIYINFVTVEGFPFLLSIEALAIIVVGGVGSVLGAALGTVFIVTLPEVVASLFGLLGGRYAEVLTTSAHEVKSMLYGIAIIAFLRFDSRGLLGMWHDLRHRWIHWPLRY, from the coding sequence ATGCGCAGTGGTTTCTTCAAACAGGACTTCGGCACGCTGGTCGCGCTGACGGATTCCCGCCTGGTCAAGACCTGGGTGGTGATCATGCTGGCCGCGCTGGTCGCGCTGCCGTGGGTGGCAAATGCCTACCTGCTGTCGCACGTGACGGTGATCCTTTTCACTTTGGTTGCAGTGCTGGGGCTTAACGTGCTGACGGGCTTCACCGGGCTGATCTCGCTTGGCCATGTCGCTTTCCTGATGCTCGGGGCCTACGGCTATGCGATCGCGGTGAGCCGGCTCGGCTGGCATCCGCTGCTGGCCTTCGGCATGGCGGGCGTGGTGCCGGCCGTGGCAGGGCTGGTGGTGGGGGTGCCTTCGCTGCGACTCAAGGGGTTGTATCTGGCGATCACTACGCTCGCGTTCTCCTTCATTGTGAGCGCGGTGATCCTGGCGGGGGGCAAGTTCACCGGCGCGGCGCGTGGCATCCAGGTGCCCAGGCCCACGCTCTTCGGCGTGAGCCTGACCGATGACAAGGCGCTCTACGGCTTGTGTCTGGCTGTTGCCGTGCTCACGGTCCTAGCCGTGCTGAACATCCGCCGCACGCGGCTCGGCCGCGCCTTCGTCGCGATCCGCGACAACGACATCGCCGCGCGCGCCATGGGCATCAACCTGTGGCGCTACAAGTTGGTCGCCTTCGTCATTAGCGCCTTCATCACGGGCATTGGTGGCGCTCTCATGGCGATTTACATCAACTTCGTGACGGTGGAGGGCTTCCCCTTCCTGCTGAGCATCGAGGCGCTTGCGATCATCGTGGTGGGTGGGGTCGGCTCGGTGCTGGGCGCCGCGCTGGGCACGGTCTTCATCGTCACGCTGCCCGAAGTGGTCGCATCGCTGTTCGGACTGCTCGGTGGCCGCTATGCCGAGGTGCTGACCACCAGCGCGCACGAGGTCAAGAGCATGTTGTACGGCATCGCCATCATCGCCTTCCTGCGCTTTGATTCGCGCGGGTTGCTGGGCATGTGGCATGACCTGCGCCATCGTTGGATTCACTGGCCGCTGCGCTACTGA